The Mangrovimonas cancribranchiae nucleotide sequence TAACTATTTGTTTATGGCGTTTTCAGGAGAAGAAATGGGACTTTTAGGGTCTAATTATTTTACTAAAAATGCGACCTTAGATTTAGGAACAGCTAATTACATGATTAACATGGATATGGTTGGCCGTTTAAAGCAAGATAGTACTTTGGCCGTTTATGGCGTAGGAACCTCACCACGTTTTAAGCAAACGTTAACGTCAACCAACGGCAATTTTAAGTTAATAGAAAACGAATCTGGTGTTGGCCCATCAGATCATACGTCTTTCTACCTTCAAGATATACCTGTGTTACATTTCTTTACAGGACAACACGAAGATTACCACAAGCCTAGCGACGATACCGAAAAATTAAATTTTGAAGGCATGAATTTAATTTCTGATTATATTTTCGATGTTATCACAGAACTTGACGACAATGGTAAACTAGCCTTTAGAAAAACAAAAAATGAAAGCGAAGAAACACCACGTTTTAAAGTGGGAATGGGCGTTATTCCAGATTATTTATTTGATGGTGAAGGTATGCGTATAGATGGTATTAGCGAAGATAAGCCAGCGCAAAAAGCTGGGTTGCAAAAAGGAGATATTGTAGTTAAACTCGGCGATAGTTTAGTAACCGATATGATGAGTTACATGAAAGCATTATCAGCTTTCAATAAAGGCGATTCAACGACAGTTGTTGTTAAACGACATGGAGAACACGTAAATAAACAGATTCAGTTTTAAATGGTAAAAATTGCAGACATAGAATTACCTGATTTTCCATTGCTTTTGGCTCCCATGGAAGATGTTAGCGATCCGCCATTTCGAGCGTTGTGCAAAGAGCAAGGAGCCGATGTGGTGTATACCGAGTTTATTTCCAGCGAAGGCTTAATTAGAGATGCCGCTAAAAGCACCATGAAACTAGATATTTACGAAAAAGAGCGTCCGGTAGGTATTCAAATTTTTGGTGCTAACTTAGATAGCATGTTGGAAGCTGTTGATATTGTTGAAAAATCGAACCCAGATATTATCGATATCAATTTTGGTTGCCCAGTAAAAAAGGTGGTTAGTAAAGGTGCTGGTGCTGGTATTTTAAAAGATGTTTGTCTTATGGAATCGCTAACAGCCGAAATTGTAAAACGCACCAAACTGCCTGTTACGGTAAAAACCAGATTAGGTTGGGATCACGATTCTATTAAAATTGTTGAGGTGGCAGAACGCCTTCAGGATGTTGGTTGTAAAGCAATTTCTATCCATGGAAGAACCCGAGCTCAAATGTATAAAGGCAATGCCGATTGGAAACCTATTGCCGATGTAAAGAACAATCCTAGAATGCATATTCCTGTATTTGGAAACGGCGATGTAGATTCGCCAGAACGTGCTGTAGAAATGCGCGATAAATATGGATTAGATGGCGCCATGATTGGGCGAGCCACTATTGGTAATCCGTGGTTTTTTAAACAAGTAAAACATTATATAAATACAGGCGAACATCTAGCGCCAATTACACTAGAAGAACGTGTAGAGGCTGCTCGTCGTCATTTACAAATGGCGATTGATTGGAAAGGTGAAAAATTAGGCGTTTTTGAAACACGTC carries:
- the dusB gene encoding tRNA dihydrouridine synthase DusB → MVKIADIELPDFPLLLAPMEDVSDPPFRALCKEQGADVVYTEFISSEGLIRDAAKSTMKLDIYEKERPVGIQIFGANLDSMLEAVDIVEKSNPDIIDINFGCPVKKVVSKGAGAGILKDVCLMESLTAEIVKRTKLPVTVKTRLGWDHDSIKIVEVAERLQDVGCKAISIHGRTRAQMYKGNADWKPIADVKNNPRMHIPVFGNGDVDSPERAVEMRDKYGLDGAMIGRATIGNPWFFKQVKHYINTGEHLAPITLEERVEAARRHLQMAIDWKGEKLGVFETRRHYTNYFKGIPHFKEYRMKMVTSDDSKDVFAALDEVLENFKDYQFVS
- a CDS encoding M28 family peptidase, which gives rise to MKQVSLLVLFITLWGCKHEYTYKNKIQEDVAFLANDKLEGRETGTEGEQKAAAYIVKRFKQIGLSPKGTQDFYQTFSFKPKTNPHEDVKFVTMAEDSTVTGTNVLGYIDNQAESTIIIGAHYDHLGYGSEGSLYRGKTKEIHNGADDNASGVAVMLDLAGKLKNQNTANNYLFMAFSGEEMGLLGSNYFTKNATLDLGTANYMINMDMVGRLKQDSTLAVYGVGTSPRFKQTLTSTNGNFKLIENESGVGPSDHTSFYLQDIPVLHFFTGQHEDYHKPSDDTEKLNFEGMNLISDYIFDVITELDDNGKLAFRKTKNESEETPRFKVGMGVIPDYLFDGEGMRIDGISEDKPAQKAGLQKGDIVVKLGDSLVTDMMSYMKALSAFNKGDSTTVVVKRHGEHVNKQIQF